The Drosophila mauritiana strain mau12 chromosome 2R, ASM438214v1, whole genome shotgun sequence genome has a segment encoding these proteins:
- the LOC117138256 gene encoding uncharacterized protein LOC117138256 produces the protein MTYELPPIKLKGKELIKYRHIKRKYPVSKDFLQSNWWNVERFIVYALSPRCVIRNYAWRRRRTRKVCIIRRVRILLFDPRLKRMIKRRLQNVRHWSKSLVNYYKKMGRIEEHEETEVYRVAEPLAAEELSKQMKQQLELLKTGKRSLSLIEETTAIAEAPPKKPKQLPDIPEEARVINDSDDRLDAAPSKQAAERTPTKSPAQVAASEDVPTPATPSKEQSGQTSTCSSAEKTDKEEKVGGGSKFLDMLISKVRVKNFARENNMPAEPTAVTFCTSEDEGSTDFVGFDESVHQPGMLLTPLVPNNCKTTEGNSAFVSESLDAYMREHHINDSDSQDDKDKLLEPMGHDGQVTSHSMPPPMDMPAVPEALQRLRTVAERRQYLQRCKNHKMGIINNEANVYRELQRKQRQRKVKIGAMQALQASDSQMPFTRQGWQAASYVATEHSKYYYQVIQVDGEMVRLPGAQGNNLKREKSPYLSRLSRKEEEELKCSDQCLDARILRELKVIPTRVSPPRNPKILNQYPLPAIFRPCPLSKKPLQRPLDDDTAALLLAGGSMAVVSMPNVELDVMPQLGRPLDEIAKRYLQHILPHHDITREWAEFSVSTLQAPPATMKDAEEQASQTPAGRRKSFTFVIPYLNDRNHILVRRVVDRSEHLDKSFKEEPNMLQEFTFREMLPPQPDAEGLACADMISDMINTVAISCSENSFISEDPDASSLPKSSDLSPAKEEAGKDADKSGAKPKQLPNKQKRLANELRRLNATIIDAAARKADANKPCSKDYCQLGCVCASLAGTELPVRDHCGRAECVLDCRCLSAEESRVMRLEAADGRGISNEDAFNLRRKATARLAKMEKDFTSTLVLTDNETLLINESQGDKKRRCTKAPKRYEDFDDSIYDEEEKNVVSPTTRKQKKHAAAAAAAAAAAAAAAAASAKISAPALSEPCFVKDTHLAMLKHCFVGLRRLSNVENLATFCMTHQLYKCFCGGDSPDGKPVVIEKDQWNAPVTHFNPDLAVKAHYSFERPPEETSTKKKGKEKKPKPKLEPKTTKEDQEPQTQAVEALPLKTEPKKESPPANSLFKDESPLKRSNELNKIFNYFRSRPDVCRRAISIPKNSYQRLNQRRADRVRHQIAREESSETNEVLKMRIQGAVVYYRKEIDRQRKRELCKNTVRTPVIEVRNESDTSDASVRQKKIETPAEGPTPGKRIKLNADEPPAQEKKAHMLDIQVPRIAACYSLNAASVDVLATDMAKEAAAAAAATGSAHGSTDTHSANNGSFYNEVVKNMNTLVSKKMQDIDLALQRESKIIPSPNEEILCIIKWTNFLAAFESGFVFIWDVQMKTHSFLAATTTNLMPSVCGAIGVVNTKFAPDPQALPLMARMLMNSMRNEKTNRLAVVMQGRQSFWLVKGFLRHMQGNACTKPTPMTHPLLTKKINVLCSLLVKQRVRENDKKAHGDGGGAPSEVLAADVAPQTSLLMKHRSRDLKRKSQGDESLSSGPPKSSKPSAGRYPTAASVALTTSTSSALAPSSGKSTPVFPAKTNPASTKNKSSASGIRSNIEFRKVNHNDVDELQIPELHQTDHRWVVLDIFDDFSHIFVPSFSDMISLTRIHSVMQVAEERQKVVKLQFFPNAPYDAFVTPSSKKKIYFGPLSLDMPPPVLVLLQSVDRKMMLREVYQREHSIPVQRHRRSMAFWVLHINGQVHFEIDTESTAKLAAQQKNFIGTPAGLNVLKIPSQLSVEIEKNQDEVPPVVVIDSDEEDDDGERQLVIDEQDDEQAETAVKPEVDRTGFTIQTLPSSGALQITISDSAEPSTQPAKDVTTCHLSGGFMPFIANVPVKVGETAPTTQFLTPQVQVTTSQGGPETQTTSSSSHLQPSKIAYAKINEPLQELLSSGIPTGGITITKMDSKEKTLPSETVQIGKNKKSIAITGIHKPVTKAASSTTRATAARATPVSKLAPHIKTGATTQPKTLVRIYPKPATAAGRKSLPANAKTPVATPRQSQPVKVGVVCDKPPLVSGSTLPALVEPSARKSLPSKPLAAGDPMPPRQSLPAKVTANPAASRPDAASVSGQNLTNVSKAQLAKEDICYGIMVAKDLPRFRAKVEGSAFIIKIPDHGVFRFNTFGLAASFLSRHVAKDHKLREFLPAEWKFHALEQLNKQVPSRSQQSLAAIVIED, from the exons ATGACTTACGAACTGCCCCCAATCAAACTGAAGGGCAAAGAACTGATCAAATACCGTCACATCAAGCGAAAATATCCTGTGTCCAAGGACTTCCTGCAAAGCAACTGGTGGAATGTCGAGAGGTTCATAGTGTACGCTCTCAGTCCCCGTTGCGTCATCAGAAACTATGCCTGGCGACGGCGGCGCACCCGCAAGGTCTGCATCATCCGGCGAGTCCGCATCCTGCTTTTCGATCCGCGTCTCAAGCGGATGATAAAACGCCGCCTGCAGAACGTGCGCCATTGGTCCAAGAGTCTAGTAAATTACTACAAGAAGATGGGCAGAATCGAAGAGCATGAAGAGACGGAGGTGTACCGCGTGGCAGAACCTCTGGCAGCCGAGGAGCTGTCCAAGCAGATGAAGCAGCAACTGGAGCTGCTTAAAACGGGCAAGAGAAGTTTGTCGCTCATTGAAGAAACAACTGCCATTGCGGAGGCGCCGCCTAAGAAGCCTAAGCAGTTGCCTGATATCCCCGAGGAAGCCAGGGTCATTAATGATAGCGATGATCGCCTGGATGCAGCGCCCTCCAAGCAAGCTGCAGAGCGGACACCCACCAAGTCGCCTGCGCAAGTCGCCGCCTCGGAGGATGTCCCAACCCCGGCCACGCCTAGCAAGGAGCAAAGTGGCCAGACAAGCACTTGCTCCAGTGCCGAGAAGACGGACAAAGAGGAAAAGGTCGGCGGCGGCAGTAAGTTCCTGGACATGCTCATCAGTAAGGTGCGCGTAAAGAACTTCGCGCGGGAGAACAACATGCCCGCTGAACCTACTGCGGTCACGTTTTGCACATCCGAGGACGAAGGCAGCACAGACTTCGTGGGCTTTGACGAGAGCGTTCATCAGCCGGGCATGCTGCTCACGCCGCTCGTGCCGAACAACTGCAAGACCACGGAGGGAAACTCCGCCTTCGTCAGCGAGTCGCTGGATGCATACATGCGGGAGCACCATATCAATGACTCGGATTCCCAGGACGATAAGGACAAGTTGCTTGAGCCCATGGGACACGATGGCCAGGTTACTTCGCACAGCATGCCGCCGCCGATGGACATGCCAGCCGTTCCGGAGGCATTGCAGCGGTTGAGAACGGTGGCGGAGAGGCGTCAGTACTTGCAGCGTTGCAAGAACCACAAGATGGGCATCATCAACAACGAAGCCAACGTATACAGAGAGCTGCAGCGGAAGCAGCGCCAGCGAAAGGTCAAAATTGGCGCCATGCAAGCGCTTCAGGCATCCGACTCCCAAATGCCTTTTACTCGCCAGGGCTGGCAGGCGGCCAGTTATGTGGCCACCGAGCACTCCAAATACTACTATCAG GTAATACAAGTGGATGGGGAGATGGTTCGCCTGCCGGGCGCTCAGGGTAATAATTTGAAGCGCGAGAAATCTCCCTACCTAAGTAGACTCAGTCGCAAGGAAGAGGAGGAACTAAAGTGCAGCGACCAGTGCTTGGATGCCCGCATTCTGCGGGAACTGAAAGTAATTCCCACAAGAGTGAGCCCTCCAAGGAACCCCAAGATCCTCAACCAGTATCCGCTGCCCGCCATCTTCCGCCCCTGCCCGTTGTCCAAGAAACCGCTGCAAAGGCCGCTGGACGATGACACGGCCGCGTTGCTCCTCGCAGGAGGTAGCATGGCCGTGGTAAGCATGCCAAATGTGGAGCTTGATGTAATGCCGCAGCTGGGTCGCCCGCTGGACGAAATAGCTAAGCGGTACCTGCAGCACATACTGCCCCATCATGACATAACGCGGGAGTGGGCTGAGTTTAGTGTATCTACGCTCCAGGCGCCGCCCGCCACAATGAAGGATGCAGAAGAGCAGGCTTCCCAAACACCAGCTGGTCGTCGGAAGAGCTTCACCTTCGTTATTCCCTATCTCAATGATCGGAATCACATTCTCGTTCGCCGCGTAGTGGACCGGTCCGAGCACCTAGACAAAAGTTTTAAAGAGGAACCCAATATGCTACAAGAGTTCACTTTCCGAGAAATGCTTCCACCTCAGCCGGATGCCGAAGGTCTGGCCTGCGCGGACATGATCAGCGATATGATCAACACTGTGGCCATCAGCTGCAGCGAAAACAGTTTCATAAGCGAAGACCCGGATGCTAGTTCGTTACCCAAGTCCTCCGATCTGAGTCCCGCAAAGGAAGAGGCTGGCAAGGACGCGGATAAGTCAGGCGCCAAGCCAAAGCAACTGCCCAACAAACAAAAGCGTCTGGCCAACGAACTGAGGCGATTAAATGCCACCATCATAGACGCTGCAGCTAGAAAGGCAGATG CTAACAAACCTTGCAGTAAGGATTACTGTCAGCTGGGCTGCGTATGCGCCAGCTTGGCAGGTACGGAGCTACCTGTGCGGGATCACTGCGGCAGGGCAGAGTGTGTTCTGGATTGCCGTTGCCTGAGTGCAGAGGAGAGTCGCGTCATGCGCTTGGAAGCTGCAGAT GGACGCGGAATTTCCAACGAAGATGCCTTCAACTTGCGCCGTAAGGCCACGGCACGACTGGCCAAAATGGAGAAGGACTTTACCTCCACACTGGTGCTCACCGACAACGAGACGCTGCTGATCAATGAGTCGCAGGGCGACAAGAAGCGACGCTGCACGAAGGCGCCGAAGCGCTATGAGGATTTCGATGACTCTATTTACGACGAGGAGGAAAAGAATGTGGTATCGCCTACAACTAGGAAGCAAAAGAAGcacgccgctgctgctgcagctgccgcagcagccgctgctgcagccgcTGCAGCTAGTGCAAAGATATCGGCTCCTGCTCTAAGCGAACCGTGCTTTGTGAAGGACACGCACCTGGCCATGCTGAAGCATTGCTTTGTAGGACTACGACGGCTGTCGAATGTAGAGAACTTGGCCACGTTCTGCATGACCCACCAGCTATATAAGTGCTTCTGTGGCGGTGACTCTCCAGATGGCAAGCCTGTGGTTATCGAGAAGGATCAGTGGAACGCACCAGTGACTCACTTTAATCCAGATCTGGCCGTCAAAGCGCACTACAGCTTCGAGCGTCCGCCGGAGGAGACTTCAACAAAGaagaaaggaaaggaaaagaaGCCCAAACCTAAGCTGGAGCCGAAAACTACCAAAGAGGATCAAGAACCACAGACTCAAGCAGTGGAGGCCCTTCCGCTCAAAACTGAACCCAAAAAAGAATCGCCACCAGCTAATTCCCTGTTCAAAGATGAGTCCCCTCTCAAAAGGTCAAATGAGTTGAATAAGATATTCAACTACTTCCGTTCGCGACCAGATGTCTGCCGGCGAGCAATTTCCATTCCCAAGAACTCTTACCAGCGCCTAAACCAAAGACGGGCGGATCGTGTGCGTCACCAAATAGCTCGCGAGGAGAGTTCAGAGACGAATGAGGTGCTTAAGATGCGCATTCAAGGTGCCGTGGTTTACTATCGCAAGGAAATCGATCGGCAACGAAAGCGAGAGCTGTGCAAAAATACTGTGAGAACTCCCGTGATAGAAGTGCGGAATGAATCCGATACAAGTGATGCTAGCGTGCGTCAGAAGAAGATTGAAACCCCCGCCGAGGGGCCGACTCCTGGCAAGCGCATTAAACTGAATGCGGATGAGCCCCCAGCCCAAGAGAAGAAGGCCCATATGCTGGACATTCAAGTGCCTCGCATCGCCGCGTGCTATTCCCTTAATGCCGCTTCGGTGGACGTTCTTGCAACTGATATGGCAAAGgaagcagctgcagctgctgctgccacggGATCCGCACATGGTTCCACCGATACGCATTCCGCCAATAACGGGTCCTTCTACAACGAGGTGGTTAAGAACATGAACACCCTGGTTAGCAAAAAGATGCAGGATATTGATTTGGCGCTGCAGCGTGAGAGCAAAATAATTCCGTCGCCCAACGAGGAGATTCTTTGCATTATCAAGTGGACGAATTTTCTTGCTGCCTTTGAATCTGGTTTCGTATTTATTTGGGACGTTCAAATGAAGACTCACAGCTTTCTGGCGGCTACCACGACCAATTTGATGCCCTCTGTGTGCGGCGCAATTGGAGTAGTAAACACCAAGTTCGCCCCGGATCCCCAGGCACTGCCCTTGATGGCTCGAATGCTAATGAATTCCATGCGAAATGAAAAGACCAACCGTCTTGCCGTTGTGATGCAGGGCAGGCAGAGTTTCTGGCTAGTCAAGGGCTTTCTGCGACATATGCAAGGCAATGCCTGCACAAAGCCCACGCCCATGACTCATCCGTTGCTCACCAAGAAGATCAATGTGCTGTGCTCGCTGCTGGTGAAGCAGCGCGTCCGGGAAAACGACAAGAAGGCGCATGGTGACGGCGGCGGCGCACCCTCTGAAGTCTTGGCAGCAGATGTTGCGCCTCAAACATCGCTACTAATGAAGCACCGCTCACGAGATCTCAAACGAAAGTCTCAGGGCGATGAAAGTCTATCCAGTGGGCCTCCAAAATCTTCCAAACCATCTGCTGGAAGATATCCCACAGCTGCGTCGGTGGCTCTGACAACCTCTACATCGTCAGCTTTAGCTCCAAGCTCCGGGAAATCTACTCCTGTTTTCCCTGCCAAGACCAACCCCGCCTctactaaaaacaaaagcagcgcctccggaatccgcagcaaTATCGAGTTCAGAAAGGTTAACCACAACGATGTCGATGAATTGCAAATACCCGAGCTGCACCAGACCGACCACCGCTGGGTGGTGCTCGACATCTTCGATGACTTTTCTCACATCTTCGTGCCCTCCTTTAGTGATATGATCTCGCTGACGAGGATTCACAGCGTGATGCAGGTGGCCGAggagaggcagaaggtggtgAAGCTTCAGTTCTTTCCCAACGCGCCGTACGATGCCTTCGTGACGCCATCGTCCAAGAAGAAGATCTACTTTGGACCGCTGAGTTTGGACATGCCGCCGCCGGTCCTTGTGCTACTGCAAAGTGTCGATCGGAAGATGATGTTGCGCGAGGTTTACCAGCGCGAGCACTCCATTCCTGTACAACGCCATCGCCGAAGCATGGCTTTCTGGGTGCTGCACATTAACGGACAAGTGCACTTTGAGATCGATACGGAGTCGACGGCTAAGCTGGCAGCGCAACAGAAAAATTTCATTGGAACGCCTGCCGGTCTAAATGTGTTGAAAATTCCGTCGCAGCTGTCCGTGGAAATAGAAAAGAATCAAGATGAGGTGCCACCAGTGGTGGTCATCGACAgtgatgaggaagatgatgACGGAGAGAGGCAATTGGTAATCGACGAGCAGGATGATGAGCAGGCAGAGACGGCCGTTAAGCCAGAAGTGGACCGCACAGGCTTCACCATACAAACTTTGCCTTCCAGTGGCGCTCTGCAAATAACGATCTCAGATTCAGCAGAGCCATCCACACAGCCTGCCAAAGATGTGACCACCTGCCACTTGAGTGGTGGCTTCATGCCGTTCATTGCAAACGTGCCCGTAAAGGTTGGGGAGACGGCTCCCACCACTCAATTCCTGACACCCCAGGTCCAGGTAACCACGTCGCAAGGTGGTCCGGAAACACAAACGACCAGTTCCTCTTCTCATTTGCAACCATCCAAAATTGCATACGCCAAGATCAACGAGCCATTACAAGAGCTACTCAGCAGTGGAATCCCTACTGGAGGCATCACGATCACCAAAATGGACAGCAAAGAGAAGACTTTGCCAAGCGAAACCGTCCAGATTGGCAAAAACAAGAAGAGCATCGCTATTACCGGGATACATAAACCAGTAACCAAGGCGGCGTCGTCAACGACCAGAGCTACGGCAGCGCGAGCGACTCCTGTTTCGAAATTAGCACCCCATATAAAAACCGGTGCAACAACACAACCGAAAACTTTGGTTAGGATTTATCCAAAGCCAGCCACTGCTGCCGGGCGGAAATCCCTGCCTGCAAACGCCAAGACGCCAGTAGCGACGCCACGACAATCCCAGCCAGTCAAAGTGGGAGTTGTCTGTGATAAGCCGCCATTAGTTTCTGGCTCCACATTGCCCGCGTTGGTTGAGCCATCCGCTCGAAAGTCCCTGCCCTCGAAGCCTCTAGCTGCTGGGGATCCCATGCCCCCACGACAATCTCTGCCAGCAAAGGTGACCGCCAATCCTGCAGCTTCTCGTCCGGATGCGGCTTCAGTTTCGGGCCAAAATCTCACCAACGTATCTAAAGCTCAGTTGGCAAAAGAGGATATTTGCTACGGCATCATGGTCGCCAAGGACTTGCCACGTTTTCGCGCCAAGGTGGAGGGCTCTGCCTTCATAATCAAGATACCTGATCATGGCGTGTTTCGCTTCAATACTTTCGGATTAGCCGCTAGTTTTCTCAGTCG CCATGTGGCGAAGGATCATAAATTGAGAGAGTTTTTGCCTGCCGAGTGGAAGTTCCATGCCTTGGAGCAGCTCAATAAACAGGTGCCATCTAGGAGTCAGCAGTCCCTTGCTGCCATCGTAATCGAAGATTGA
- the LOC117136114 gene encoding ubiquitin-protein ligase E3C: MFGFDGEYRRRPVQSLGGASHTCDRDTVIRKAAMERQKRNELRQKENGAVVLQSYARSFIHRQRRKRAEREVFDVYLMSHMDRIVEDDSLTFLLRRLNFFYSSREAKDSERLIEVCQQILRQPSRLLQHSSPDSLWLLRLCKLLDTCLLQLSLSHTAQAIPLRMLETFTTVSSVQRYMEDEGVLFQYMERVFGFLIARNYFVRLRRLLDDKCPPLDGETLHAPSPLAEALLQLLLRPLEVAKRASAGGQMSSMSMAVCRNFTRDILATPHTDPVRFFVLPCFALNVDFPFDLLMRSLLDALETAGPGESDSTSSRRSFLFYGVETGHKTRRIDSIFSSFLLNSLMVLDRRQLATLHQSPLLVIYVRLIAEMMPNILQLPKSTLRGHANAPHRHRDGDDDSEESDDDEELPAAQTLDYDMEQTCRTSGELSVKERECLLESIAILNETERVDFIVQQLDPHIENTHLIYALCEICHNLMIYNKHAVFEYKLLYTLAFTPKFIRAVWFKLAAESTQLGFSAPLTLISKGVVPKHQGVDRTIPLLATFCMLFGRLLPTLHDVEFVENKLLLQVHTTINHVRLMPFSIAEILQMSKTLKDISMGLVELAFPETRSNMANYRKVLGHTEADDKKLRHQKQIWANLLNVVVFVLNQIHTRDLRLGFCPEDHWTVTRLDLPLDRPTDLPLTHSSRLRGIRPFQPIRDFTREDFENGPPMSTKQIRSITILREIPFVVPFNKRVSILQSLVAASKMRVQGNMQAFLQGPSVLITVRRSHLYEDAYDKLRPDNEPDLRFKFRIQFVSSLGLDEAGIDGGGVFREFLSELIKTAFDPNRGFFMVTTDNKLYPNPNVADLFEDYEKHYYFIGRILGKSIYENLLVELPLAEFFLTKLAGKYSDVDIHQLASLDPELYRNLLYLKDYSGDVSELNLDFTVASSSLGQTQIVELKPQGQSIPVTNSNRIEYLQLIADYKLNVQIRRHCNAFRKGLSNVLPIEWLYMFSNKELQILISGAEIPIDLEDLKKHCEYGGEFSPEHPSIVTFWEVLEGFDDLQRRQLLKFVTSCSRPPLLGFKDLDPPFFIQNTGDMERLPTASTCTNLLKLPPFKTVEQMREKLLYAIQSGAGFELS; encoded by the exons ATGTTCGGATTCGACGGCGAGTACCGCCGAAGGCCGGTGCAAAGTCTGGGCGGAGCGTCGCACACCTGCGACCGGGACACTGTGATCCGGAAGGCGGCCATGGAGCGCCAGAAGCGCAACGAGCTGCGCCAGAAGGAGAACGGGGCAGTGGTACTGCAGTCTTACGCCCGCTCATTCATCCACCGCCAGCGTCGCAAGCGGGCGGAACGGGAGGTTTTCGACGTCTACCTAATGAGCCACATGGATCGCATCGTGGAGGACGACAGCCTTACCTTCCTCTTGCGGCGCCTCAATTTCTTCTACAGCTCCCGGGAGGCCAAGGACAGCGAGCGACTG ATCGAAGTTTGTCAACAGATCCTTCGCCAGCCCTCTCGGCTACTTCAGCATTCCTCCCCTGACTCCTTGTGGCTTCTGAGACTGTGCAAGCTGCTGGACACTTGCCTGCTACAGCTTAGTCTGTCGCACACGGCCCAAGCCATTCCCCTACGCATGCTGGAAACATTTACCACCGTATCCTCTGTCCAGCGATATATGGAGGATGAGGGTGTGTTGTTTCAGTATATGGAGCGCGTCTTTGGCTTCCTGATTGCCCGCAATTACTTTGTGCGACTGCGACGGCTGCTGGACGACAAGTGTCCGCCGCTGGACGGAGAGACCCTGCATGCCCCGAGTCCGCTGGCTGAGGCACTGCTTCAGTTGTTGCTACGTCCCCTGGAAGTGGCCAAAAGGGCGTCCGCGGGCGGGCAGATGTCCTCTATGTCGATGGCGGTTTGCCGGAACTTCACTCGTGACATCTTGGCCACGCCTCACACGGATCCTGTGCGATTCTTTGTGCTACCCTGCTTTGCGCTGAATGTGGACTTCCCATTTGACTTGTTGATGCGTTCGCTCCTCGACGCACTGGAAACAGCTGGACCAGGGGAATCGGACAGCACGTCCAGCCGGCGCAGCTTTCTCTTTTACGGTGTAGAAACAGGCCACAAGACTAGACGGATTGACTCGATTTTCTCGTCGTTTCTACTCAACTCCCTCATGGTTCTCGATCGTAGGCAATTGG CCACCCTGCATCAGAGCCCGCTGCTAGTGATCTACGTCCGCCTCATTGCCGAAATGATGCCCAACATTCTGCAGCTGCCCAAGTCAACGCTTCGCGGCCATGCTAATGCCCCACATCGTCACAGGGACGGCGATGACGATTCCGAGGAGTCGGATGATGATGAAGAGCTGCCAGCGGCTCAAACCCTGGACTACGATATGGAACAGACTTGCCGGACTAGCGGTGAACTGAGTGTCAAAGAGCGCGAGTGTCTGCTGGAGTCCATTGCCATACTGAACGAAACGGAGCGGGTGGACTTCATTGTCCAGCAGTTAGATCCGCACATTGAGAACACTCACCTCATCTATGCGCTATGCGAGATCTGTCACAATCTGATGATATACAACAAGCATGCGGTCTTCGAATACAA ATTACTCTATACGTTGGCTTTTACTCCGAAATTCATACGGGCTGTGTGGTTTAAGTTGGCTGCAGAGTCCACTCAACTAGGTTTCTCTGCTCCACTAACCCTTATTTCCAAGGGTGTTGTGC CCAAACATCAAGGAGTGGATCGCACTATTCCTCTTTTGGCCACTTTCTGCATGCTGTTTGGACGCCTGCTGCCCACGCTGCATGATGTCGAGTTCGTGGAGAacaagttgctgctgcaggtCCATACCACCATCAACCACGTGCGACTGATGCCCTTTTCCATAGCGGAAATTTTGCAAATGTCCAAGACGCTGAAGGACATTAGTATGGGTCTAGTGGAACTGGCTTTTCCGGAGACCCGTAGCAATATGGCCAACTACCGCAAGGTCCTGGGTCACACGGAGGCCGACGACAAGAAGTTGCGGCACCAGAAACAAATCTGGGCCAACCTGCTCAATGTGGTCGTCTTTGTGCTCAACCAGATCCACACACGCGACCTCCGCTTAGGGTTCTGCCCGGAGGATCACTGGACCGTCACCAGGCTAGACTTACCACTGGATAGGCCCACAGATCTTCCGCTGACCCATAGCAGTCGTCTTAGGGGCATTCGACCCTTTCAGCCGATTCGAGACTTTACTCGGGAGGACTTCGAGAACGGGCCACCCATGTCCACGAAGCAGATCCGCTCGATAACCATTTTGCGTGAGATACCCTTTGTGGTGCCCTTCAACAAGCGGGTCAGCATTCTGCAGAGCTTGGTCGCTGCCAGCAAGATGCGGGTGCAGGGCAATATGCAGGCCTTTCTCCAAGGGCCCTCCGTTCTGATCACTGTCAGGCGGTCGCATCTTTACGAGGACGCATACGACAAGTTGCGTCCGGATAATG AGCCGGATCTGCGCTTTAAGTTCCGCATACAGTTTGTTTCCTCGCTCGGACTCGATGAGGCAGGCATCGATGGTGGTGGAGTATTTCGCGAGTTTCTTTCGGAACTGATTAAAACTGCCTTTGATCCCAACCGTGGATTCTTTAT GGTAACCACGGACAATAAGCTTTATCCCAATCCAAATGTCGCCGATCTCTTCGAAGACTATGAGAAGCACTACTATTTCATTGGCCGCATCCTGGGCAAGTCCATATATGAAAACCTTTTGGTCGAACTTCCATTGGCCGAGTTCTTCCTAACCAAGCTGGCTGGCAAATACTCCGATGTCGACATCCACCAGTTGGCCTCCTTGGACCCGGAGCTCTACCGCAATCTACTTTACTTGAAGGACTACTCGGGCGATGTAAGTGAACTAAACTTGGACTTCACCGTGGCGAGCAGTTCGCTGGGTCAGACGCAGATTGTGGAGCTGAAGCCTCAGGGCCAGAGCATTCCCGTGACCAACTCAAACCGCATTGAGTACCTGCAATTGATTGCCGACTACAAGCTCAACGTGCAGATACGTCGTCACTGCAACGCCTTCCGAAAGGGTCTATCCAACGTCCTGCCCATCGAATGGCTGTACATGTTCAGCAACAAGGAGCTGCAAATACTCATCTCGGGTGCCGAGATACCCATTGATCTGGAGGATCTAAAGAAGCACTGTGAATACGGCGGTGAATTCTCTCC
- the LOC117136117 gene encoding 7-methylguanosine phosphate-specific 5'-nucleotidase produces the protein MGCDEKREPAGGRLRVQDIPALTQDHCRMRDPAEVERIINEFLIGGPERMQIVSDFDYTITKQRTEDGGAVPSSFGIFNACQSLPENFKAETDKLYHKYRPIEIDPHMPIAEKVQYMIEWWTKSGELTSGFPFDQSEIDQIASKYTHALRDRTHEFFADLQRLGIPTLVFSAGLGNSVVSVLRQANVLHPNVKVVSNFLQFRDGLLDGFQQPMIHTFNKNETVLNETSEYYDLVHTRDHIIVMGDSIGDADMASGVPASSHIIKIGFLFDHVEANMKKYMDTFDIVLVDDQTMDVPRSLLSLIEKQHKLNLEAAKQSSL, from the coding sequence ATGGGCTGTGACGAGAAGCGAGAGCCCGCCGGCGGCAGACTGCGGGTGCAGGACATTCCGGCCCTCACCCAGGACCACTGCCGCATGCGGGACCCGGCGGAGGTGGAGCGCATCATCAACGAGTTCCTCATCGGCGGACCAGAGCGCATGCAGATCGTATCCGACTTCGACTACACCATCACCAAGCAGCGCACGGAGGATGGCGGAGCAGTGCCCTCCAGTTTCGGGATCTTCAACGCCTGCCAGTCGCTGCCGGAAAACTTTAAGGCGGAGACGGACAAGCTGTACCACAAGTACCGGCCCATCGAGATCGATCCCCACATGCCCATCGCCGAGAAGGTGCAGTACATGATCGAGTGGTGGACCAAGTCTGGCGAGCTGACCAGCGGCTTCCCCTTCGACCAGTCAGAAATAGATCAGATAGCCAGCAAGTACACTCATGCGCTACGTGACCGCACCCACGAGTTCTTTGCGGACCTCCAGCGCTTGGGCATTCCCACGCTTGTCTTCTCCGCCGGGCTGGGCAACTCGGTGGTCTCTGTTCTCCGCCAGGCCAACGTTTTGCATCCGAACGTGAAGGTAGTCTCCAACTTTCTTCAGTTCCGGGATGGCCTTCTTGATGGCTTTCAGCAGCCGATGATACATACCTTCAACAAGAACGAAACGGTGCTGAATGAGACCAGCGAGTATTACGACTTGGTGCACACCAGGGACCACATCATAGTCATGGGCGACTCCATTGGTGATGCGGACATGGCCTCCGGGGTGCCTGCCTCCTCGCACATCATAAAGATCGGCTTCCTCTTCGACCACGTGGAAGCCAACATGAAGAAGTATATGGACACATTCGACATAGTGCTCGTCGATGACCAGACCATGGACGTGCCCAGGAGCCTGCTCTCCCTCATCGAGAAGCAGCACAAGCTGAACCTAGAGGCCGCCAAGCAGAGCTCGCTATAA